TTTTAACTACTCCAGATGGTCGTGATATTGCAAAAGTTACCGAAGATTATTCTGCGCATGAACTAACCGTTGCTCAAGGGGAAATACTGTGGGGGTTAAAGCATTTAAACGATTGGACTTACTGTAAAACAGAGAATAACGAATACGGATGGATCCCAACCTTTTGTTTATCCGACATACAAAAATCTGGTTAGTTCCTTCTTATAAGTAAAAGCAATGAATAGCAGATGCAGGACTCAGTGCTTTTTTATCCTCTCCTATTCCTTCCGGCGTACCTCAAATAAATCGTTAGGGCTGACCTCAAAATAGAGACATAGCTTCATGACCAACTCCGCTGATATTTTCTTTTTATTCATGTTGGTGTTATGCACTAATTCCATAATGGTTGTTCTTCGATGCCCTATCTCGTTAGACAGTTTAAGTACTGACATATTGTGTGCCTTTAGAATTTGTTCGAGTTTACAGTGCAATGTGTATTTTTCGAATGTTTAACCACAAGTTTCAGTCCACGCATTCTTATGTAGCATTTAACGCTTTATTTATATTATATGTTTTGACAGGATCACAAACCAGCCAACTCACAATCGCGAGATTCAATCCCACAACCCCATTATGTCCTTTCGCCCCCGATACCTTAACCCCACTCCCCCCACCCCCGTACATATCCCACAAGTGAGTATCGAACCCGAAGCAGACGTGATAAAATAGGAGAAATGTGTACAACGTAAATGAAGATCGAATCTGGGGGGCAGCGGGTGAGAGCGTTGAGATTGAGAGATTACATGGGCCCTTCGGAGACTTCGGCGCACCGGCAGGCGAAGTGGGTTAAGCGGTTTCTGTATACGTATTGGCTGGTGATTGCGCTGCATTTTCTGGCCCAGCTGGGGGCTTTCATCAGCTTGCCGTATCCGATGGGAGCGCATGAGTTCTACTATGATGTACTGCTCTATCCGACCGTGCTGATGAGTGCGGTGGTGGGGATTACGCAGCTTGTGGATTTTGCAGCGCCGAAGTATTCGTTCGTGCTGCTGT
This region of Paenibacillus sp. FSL K6-1096 genomic DNA includes:
- a CDS encoding SH3 domain-containing protein — encoded protein: MQRYTVVNTHTSNYPDPIILQKGEEVWYGREDTEFPNWIFCKSVSSSKEGWVPKQILTTPDGRDIAKVTEDYSAHELTVAQGEILWGLKHLNDWTYCKTENNEYGWIPTFCLSDIQKSG
- a CDS encoding helix-turn-helix transcriptional regulator, which codes for MSVLKLSNEIGHRRTTIMELVHNTNMNKKKISAELVMKLCLYFEVSPNDLFEVRRKE